GTGAACGAGCGCACGGATGATGACAAGACGCTCGTGCTCGCCGTGCGGGTGGGAGCCGGAGCGGGGCGCGCGTCCTCGCCAGAGCCCGGGTAGCACGTGTCCCAGCCCGTCCTCTTCAATTCGCGGGGTGAGCGGGTGGCCCTGGGCCCGGAGGTGGGGCGCGGGGGCGAGGGCGTGGTGTACGTGCTGCCCAGGGATGCCCAGCGCGTGGCGAAGGTGTACCTGACGGCGCCGCCGGCCGAGCAGGGCCAGAAGCTGGCGTGGATGGCGGCCCATGCGCCGCCGGGCGTGGAGAAGCTGGCGGCCTGGCCGCACGAGGTGCTGCACGAGGGCCGCGCGGGAGGTCCGGTGCGGGGCTTCACCATGCCCCGGGTGAGCGGCCTCAAGCCCATCCACCTGCTGTACTCCACGGCGAGCCGCCGCAAGGAGTTCCCCACCGCGGACTGGTCCTTCCTCGTCCAGACGGCGCTCAACTGCGCCAGCGTCTTCGAGGAGTTGCACGCGGTTGGCCACCTGGTGGGGGACGTCAACGAGAGCAACCTGCTGGTGTCGCCGCGGGACGCCACGGTGCGGCTGATCGACTGCGACTCGTTCCAGATTCGCGCGGACAAGCGGGTGTACCGCTGCGGGGTGGGCGTGCCGCTCTTCACGCCTCCCGAGCTGCAGGGCCAGGCCTTCGGGGGGCTGGAGCGGACGCCCTCGCACGAGGGCTTCAGCCTGGGGGTGCTGCTCTTCCACCTGCTGTTCCTGGGGCGCCACCCCTTCACGGGCGTCTTCACGGGGCAGGGGGAGATGACGCCGGAGCGGGCCATCCGCGAGTTCCGCTTCGCCTATGGCCGCAACGCGCGGGCGCTGCAGATGACGCCGCCGGCCATCCACCTGCCGCTGGAGACGCTGACGCCGGAGCTGGCCCGGCTCTTCGAGGATGCCTTCGCGCCGGACGCCCCGAGGGTGGGCCGGCCGAGCGCCACCGAGTGGTACCGGGCGCTGCAGGCGCTGGCGCGCTCGCTGCGCAGCTGTGCCCAGGAGCCCACGCACAAGTATCCGCAGCACCTGCCGTCCTGCCCGTGGTGCCAGATGATGGCCACGCGCGGGGTGGCCTTCTTCGGCTCGCCGCAGAACACGGCACCGGGGCCCCAGGGCTTCACCTGCACCTTCCAGGAGCTGGAGCCGCTGTGGACGGAGTCGCAACGGCTGCTGGCGCCGAACCTCCTCACGCCCGTGGCGCCTCCGCCGATGCCCGCGCTTCCGGACCGGCTGCCGGCGGAGCTCCAGGCCGAGGTGGATCGGGTGCGGCAGGCCAGCGTGGCCATGCTGGTGGGTGGGGTGCTCGCCACGGTGGGCTGGTGGGTGGTGATGCTGGCCTCCGCCAGGGTGGGCGGCTTGCTGTTGGTGCCGGGCTGCACGCTGTTGGGCAGTGCCTCGGTCGTGTGGTGGCTGAGCCGCAAGCACCAGCGGCTCCCGGTGGAGGTGGCCGAACAGCAGGGGCTGCTGCGGCAGGCGGAGGGGGCCCTGGCGGCGGCACAGGCCGAGGCCGAGCGCTTCAAGGAAGAGCTCCAGCGGATGGGGGATCGGGCGCGTCAGCTGCTGCACGGGCTGCGCGCGGAGTACGGCAAGCTGCAACCGGAGTTCGAGGCCGAGCAGCGGCGGCAGCTCCAGCACCGCGAGGCGATGCAGCGCGAGCAGTTCCTGCGGGGTGCCCTCATCGAGGACCATGAGATCGAGAGCATCAAGCAGGGGTTGAAGTCGAACCTGGTGCGCTGGGGCATCGAGTCCGCGTACGACGTCCTGAAGGAGGACGTGAGGCAGGTGCCGGGCTTCGGCGAGGTGCGGTCGACACGGCTGATCGCCTGGGCGAAGGAGGTGGAGAAGGGCTTCCGGTTCGATCCAGGGCTGGCGGTGAGCGAGGCGGAGCGGCGGGCGCTGGTGTCGCACTTCCTGCAGCGCAAGGCGTCGTTGCGCGCGCGGCTGGAGTCGGAGGTGGCGCCGCTGCGGGCGTGGTCGCGGGAGATGACGAAGCGCTCGGGCGAGCTGGCGGCGAAGCTGGAGGAGGCACAGCAGGGGGTGATGCGGGCCACGTTGGGAATGCCCGCGGCGCGGCCGGCGGTGGAGGCGGCGCTGAAGCCTCCGGCGTGGGAGGACCGGCGCGTCCTGCTGGCCATGGTCCTGGCGGTGATACTGGGAGGCGTGGTGGGACTGGTGAACCGGACCACGGGCACGGAGGAGCCAGTGAAGGGGGCACCGCCTCCCGCGGCGCAGGCGCCCGAGGAGCCCACCGAGGCGGCGGTGTTGCCGTTGGATTGCCTGGCCCGGGAGGCGGCCACCACCGGAGCGCCGGTGCTGGAGCGGCTGGCGGCGGGAAGCCGGCTGGAGGTGGTGGAGGAGGAGGGCGGGTGGCGCAAGGTGGTGCTCGCGGGAGGCCGCGAGGGGTGGACGGGCCCAGGTTGCTGGTCTCCGCCGTGAGCCCTTCGGGTACGCTCGGGGTGGGAGGGAGCGCGTGGAGACTCCGCAGCAACGGTGGTTACGGGAGAGCCGCGAGGTGGAGCAGGCCCTGCGGGGCCTCTTCGCGATGGACCTGGATGATGGACAGCTGCGGCAGGGCATGGAGGAGATGGCCACGCGCTGGCCCTTCCCGGGGCTGATCGCCCTGTGGGGTCCCGGGCTCTACTACCGCAACCGCACCGTCTTCCGGCCCTTCATCCTCGCCCGCTTCCCGCAGTTCACCTTCGATACGCAAGGCCGCCCCCAGTCCGTGTTCAAGGGGCCCTCCGCGGAGCTCTTCGAGCGGTGGCTCCAGGACGTCGATCGCTCCGGAGACGTGGAGCTGTTCCGCCGGTTGTACCGGCTCCAGTTGCAGGACCTTGCCTGGGAGGCACGCGGCAAGCGCTGGCGCGAGGATCTGCTGGCCCGCTACGGCGCGGCCTCCACCCGGGCCCAGCGCCAGCGCGTGCTGAACCAGTTCGATCTTTTGTTCGAGCTCGACGAGCCGGCGGCCATCACCCTCTACACCGCGGATTCCGTGGTCTCGCGCGGCTTCATCCTCGCGCACCTGCCCTGGGGACTGTGGTACGGCTCCAGTCGGCGCTCCCCCTGGCAGAAGCTGCCCGCCCTGGCGCGGGAGCGCGGTGATGAGGCACTCGCCCTCGACGTCTACCGCCGGCAGGTGTCCGAGGACACCTGGAAGCTGGACGTGCTGGCGCTGTGCGACAGCGTCCGCGAGCCTGGAGCGTTGGTGGAGGCGCTCGAGCAGCGGCACCCGGCGCAATGGCTCAAGGACGCGGCCACGACGTTCCTCGCACTCGCCAGCAAGCGCGGCCGGGATGTCGTGCCCTACCTGCTGCGCCACGTGCGCGACGTGCGCCAGCCCTGGCTCCCCCTGAACCGGAGCTTCGCCCAGCTGGTGGAGCTGGCGCGCGAGCGGGAATGGTTGGACCTGTGGTCCGCGCTGATGTGCACCTCAGCGACTCCCGACACCTATGACCACGAGGTGCTCGGCCTCCTCCAGCGCTCGCGGTTGCCCGAGGACGAGGTCCAGAGACGTCTCCTCCTGCTCGCGGGAGTAGGCAGGGAGCTCAACTTCCCCGGTCTTGGCCTCGTCCAGGTGCAGCCGCTCAAGGACGAGACGGCGGTGCTGCTGTACGAGCGCTTCCCGGACCTCGTACGTGGCCCCTTCCTGCGGCACGTCTCTCCCGGCCGGAGTGGCACCTATCCGAAGCTCACCACCCGGGCCATCAAGCTGGAGGACGCACCGCTGGTGGACTACCTCGCCAGCCGCGTGGCGCTCCAGAGCGTCTGGTACGGCGCTTCAAAGCAGCCCACTCCATGGGCCGAGGTCATCGATCGGCTCTCGGCCTCCTACGAGGCGTTGCTGGCACGCTCGCCCGAGGCATTCGTGTCCCGGGCGGCCACCGTGCTGGGGAAGATGCCGGCCTTCGCCATCGGCAACTACGGCCTGTTGGTCCGCCACAACCGGCTGGCGCGGCTCCTCTTCGAACGGGCCCATGCGCACTACGCGGCGGATGCACGCGCGATGAGGGATCTGCTCGAGTCACCGCAGATCCACGTGCAGGCGCTCGCTTTCCGGGTGCTCGGACGGGATGACGAGCGGGCCCGCACCCTGGCCGCGCGGAACGTGGATCTGCTCCAGGCCACCCTCCTGCGTCCCCTGCATCGCAAGACGCGGCTGATGGCCCTGGGCGCCCTGCGCAACGCCGCCCGGGACGAGGCCGCCGCGCGTCAGCTCGTGGGCCGCATCCGGGATGCCCTGGACCTGCCGGACCGGCGGTACCCGAAGGAGGCGCTGCTCGGGTTGCTCGCCGACATCCTCCACCGCTGGCCCGCCTTGCGAGGCCCCTCCGAGCAGCCGGTGGTGTACGGAGGTGCCGCGTGATTCCGCTCATCTTCGACTACGCCATTCCCAGTGCCTTCACCTCGGACCGGGAGCGCGCGCAGCTCGGCCTGTCTCCCAACCTCCGCCGCCCGCTGCGCTTCCACGGCCGCATCCGCGAGCACGTCCTCTCCGTGAGGCTCGCGCTCCAGGCGCTTGGCGAGCTCATCTGGTCCGATGACTCCTGGGCCTCGACGGACGAATACCTCTGGGGCGTGCTCGATCCGGTCGTCACCGTCCACCGCGACCGCGTCTTCTTCGAGGCCTTCAGCCAGGACCAGAGCGCCTACGGCCTGGTCATCGTCGATCGGGGGCTGTTCGAGACGGAAGGGGAGGTGGAGTGCGGCACCACGAACGTCGACTTCACGGCGTGGCTGTGGGCGGCGCTGGGGGAGATGCGCTCCTCGCGAGACACGTGGTTGCGCATCGAGAATCCCGGCCTCGAGGTGCGCACGGAGGGCGCCGGAGGCCGCTTCGAGCAGAAGGTGGAGCTGCCGGAAGCGTGGGTACGTGGCTTCCTCCAGCTCCAGGGGGCCATGGCGCTGCCGGGGACGCGGCTCACCGTGCGCCCGGTGGATCTGGTCGCCGCACTGCGCTTCCTGCGCTTCAGCCATGCGAAGGTATCGCCGCGCGCGCTGCGCTATGTCTTCGAGCCCGGCCAGCCCGCGGCGCTGGTGCTGGAGCCCTGGGAGGAGCGCATCGTCCTGCGAGGGGCGGAGCACGGCTACGAGGAGCCCCGCACCATCCGCACCTGGGGACGCCGCCGGCTGCGGCTGCTCGAGCCGTTGCTGCCCTATGCCCACAAGGTGGACGTCTTCCTCAAGGGCCGGGCCCTGCCGAGCTTCTACGCCGTGGAGCTGCCCGGGGTGACGTGGGTGCTGGGGCTCACCGGGTGGAGCGGCCAGCGCTTCAGCGGCACGGGGAGCTTCGATCTGCTCACGCCGGACGCGCCGGTGACTCCGGGGCTGAAGGAGCGGGTGCTCGCCGTGCTGCGCGAGCGGCAGGCCGCCAGTGTGGAGGCCCTGTCGCAGGCGGTGGGGGCGGACAAGCCGGACACGAGCCGGGCGCTGTTCCACCTGTGCCGGGCGGGCATGACCGTCTTCGATGTGCAGCGCCGCGAGTACCGCCACCGCGAGCTCTTCGAGACACCCGTGGACGAGGCGCGCCTCTTCCCTCCGGACGCCCGGCGCGAGCGGGCCAACGCGCTGCTCCAGGGGGGCCGGGTGAAGGTGGAGTCCGTCACGCCGCGCGAGACGCGGAAGATCAAGTGGCTGCGCACACCTGAAGGGACGGAGCGCCGGGAGATCATCCATCGCGACCAGGTGGTGGTGGGCGCGGTCGCGGAGCAATCCCAGGTGGAGCTCGTCCTGAACGACGAGGAGCGGCTCATCTTCGCCACCTGTGGCTGTGACTTCTTCCTGGAGAACATCCTCAACCAGGGGCCGTGCGAGCACATGCTGGCGCTGCTGACGGCGAGCGCGGGAGCACGCCGGGACCTGGCGACCTCGGCCGCCGTGTCGCCGGAGGCCGAGGCGCTGTCGAAGCCTCCCCGTCCCACGGAGGAGGGCGGGAGCGGAGGAGCCGGAGAGGAGCTTGACGGTGATGAGGGCTAGGACGATAAGGACCGTGCTTCATCCGAGGGAGCCGTTCGCCCGGGAGTCAGCCATTCGTGCCGTGGTGTTTCGCCGCGGCGGTGTCATGTTGCCTTCACCTCGCCACGGGACCCACCGTACGGAACGGTGGGACCCATGGGTCCAGAGCTTCGAGAGTGACGCGCGACCGGCTCCCTCGGATGCAGGCGTTCGCGCCAGAGGAGGGGAGTGCCATGGGCTTCGTTGATTGGCTCAAGGGGCTCTTCCGTCCCAAGCCGCTGATGCGGGACGTCTCGAGGCTGGATCGGGAGGGCGGCTCGCTCGATGCGGTGCAGGAGGAGGTGAGGCCCGAGTCCGGCCCCCTCAAGCCGGGCCACCTTCGTACGGTCCGGAGGGATCCCCGGCTGCTGCCCAAGCCGAAGCCGAAGACGCCGCTGCGCGGGAAGCGCAAGAAGTGGATGGCGGCGAGTGAGTCCCGCCGGCTGTTCGCCGGGACGCTGCGCACGCGCAACCGGCACATCAGCGATCTGCTCCCGGACGAGGCGCAGCTGCAGCGGCTCGGCCTTCCGGTGTGGCGGGACGAGGGAGAGGTGGCCGTGGCGCTGGGCGTCTCCGTGAAGGAGCTGCGCTTCTTCTCCATCCACCGCGAGGCCGAGCGCGCTCCGCACTACGTCAGCTTCTCCATTCCCAAGCGCAACGGGGGGCGGCGGCTCATCATGGCGCCCAAGCGCCGGTTGAAGGCGTTGCAGCGCAAGCTCCTGCCGCTGCTGGTGGACAAGCTGCCGGTGAGCGGACATGCGCACGGCTTCCGGGCGGGGCGCTCCATTCGCACCGGAGCCGAGCCCCACGTGGGCAAGGCCGTGGTGTTGAAGATGGACCTCGCCGACTTCTTTCCCTCCGTCACGTACGTGCGGGTGCGCGGCCTGCTGATCGCGCTGGGCTATGGCTACACGGTGGCGGCCACGCTGGCCGCGCTGATGACGGAGGCCGAGCGCCAGCCGGTGGAGGTGAACGGTGTGCGGCTGCACGTGCCGGTAGGTCCGCGCGCCTGTGTGCAGGGGGCTCCGACGAGCCCGGGCCTGTGCAACGCGGTGGTGAGGCGATTGGACCTGCGGCTCGCGGGGCTCGCGCGCAAGCACGGCTTCTCCTTCACGCGCTACGCGGATGACCTGTGTTTCTCGGGGGCTCATTGGAGGCGTTGAAGGATCTGCGCGCCGGGGCGAAGCGCCTCATCGAGACCGAGGGCTTCCGGGTGAACGAGGCCAAGACGCGAGTGGCCCGGCGGGGACGCCGACAGCAGGTGACGGGGGTGGTGGTGAACGAGACGCTCGGCCTGTCGCGCCAGGAGCGCCGGAAGTTGCGCGCCGCCATCCACCAGGCCCGGAAGGAGGGCGCCCCCCCCGAGGCCGCGGCTCGCATCGAGGGCAAGCTGGCCTACCTCTCCATGCTCAACCCCGAGCAGGCCGCCGTCCTGCGCAAGCGGTGGAAGCCGTCCAGGTAGTATCGCTTGGGAATGGTTTATCCACTGTAGAGGCCATTCATGAACGACGCGAAATCGTCTGCGACGGGGTGGATGGACATCTCCACTGTCACCAGGACAACCCTGGGCTGCTCTGGTGAGTTCCTGTAGTCGAAGCACAAATACTCACCGCCGGGAGTGAGGGCAAAGGGAGAAATCCCCACTGGAACATGCGGCTCCAGTATGCGATGCGCCTCGTTGACGGAGTACGCTTTCTTTTCGCTCTCAGCGCTGACGATCAACAAGACACTGAACGCGTCATTGCCTGTACCGACATTGAAGGCACAAGGCTCTGGTCCCATGCCCTGGTATGTGGTGACGAGTTCCCTGTACAAATCAGGTAGCTTGACCTTCCACTGCTGCTCGAGCCGGTCGAGCATCTGTGAGTCCACCGGATGGGGTTCGGTCCACAAGTAGGGAACCCATTGGATCTTCATGGCTACCTAGTCATGCAACTTCTCCAGGAACTCGGAGAAGCTGTTCGCAACGGGGTAGATGTCCATCTCGACGGTGATGAGAACGATTCCTGGCTGGCTCGGAGTGTCTCTGTAATCGAAGCATATGTATTCGCCGCTGCCGGTCAGGGCGAAAGGATAGACGCCAAGCGGCGTGTGAGGCTTCAAGAGGTCGTGCGCATCCCGTATGGAATAGGCGCGACTCGATTCATCCTCGCTGATGGTCAAGAAGGCACATATGGAAGAATCGCCTCTGCCAACATCGATGATGTGCGGATTGGGAGTCATTCCCTGATGAATGGAGACGACGCTCCTGTATTCGTCGGGAAGTGACACGCTCCACTGTCGTTCAAGTACTTCGAGCGCTCCTGGTGGTACTGGATGCGGTGCGTCCCAGACGTAGGGTTCCCAGGAAATCTTCATGGTGAATAGCCTCCACCCCATATGGCCATCCCACCTGTATTCGGGGTGGCAAGTCGATGCTCCTCGCGTAGGACCAACTGCATCCTTCCAACGTCTTGATGGTGATGCCAGGTATAGCGGCTCGGGGGGAGGTCCGATTTCAAGAGCTTGGATACATCCGACTGGCTCAAGCCGAGCTCCTTCGCGAGATTGGGGGCCCGCTCGATTGCCCGGTACATATTCGTATTGGCTGCGCGTTGATGTGCCGAGGACTTGCCGCTGCCTATGTGGACGTCGTCTAGGATGGTTTCGAACCTCGAATGGAACTCGGGAAACCCATCCTTGTCGAAGCGAATCGTGTGCTTGCCGTCCGTGATACTTTGCCCAGCCCGGTTACGGCCCAGGTTCGTGATGGGCGTGGGCGGATTCCTGGTGCCTTGGTAGGGCAGGATCTTCCCATCCTCGGTGAACCTCGGTTTGCGCCAGGACTCGATGGTCGGCGGGTGGTACTTGCTCGGAGCCTGTCCGCCCCCATCCGTCCCCTGAGAGGCCATGGCGAGGGCTCCCGGAGCCAGCGTGAGGGTAATGCTGCCCTGGCCCACCAGCACCTGCCGCACCTGACCCACTGCCGCCAGCTCCAGGCTCAACTGAGTCCTGGCCATGAGGGAGGCCTGCGCATGGCCCGGCAGCCGCGGCCCTTTCATGAGCAGGTTCGTTGTCGAGCCGAGGGCGGCCGTGGCCAGCATCACCAGCAGGCGCCCCACCTGCGCGCCCATCACCCGGCCGAAGCGCTCACCGGCCTCGCGCACCTCGGCGAAGGTGCGCGCTTGCTGGGTCTCCAGCTCCAACTGCCTCCAGCCCTGGAGCAGGCTCCACACCGTGTCCACGCCCAGCCAGGCCACCATGAGGCAGCCGAAGGAGACGGCGGCCGCCTGCGTCACCGGATTGGGAAACGCCAGCATGGCGAGATAGCCAGCCATGGCGGACATCACCATGGACTGCAAGGCCACCGGGTCCACCATGCTGGCCCAGACATCCACGGAGCCTTCCCAGACCGAGCCCAGGGCGATGGTGAGTGCCAGCGTTCGTCGTGCCTCGGCCCCCAGGGAAGGCATGTTGCCCAGCAGCGACAGACAGTCGCCCGGGGTGCCCCGGCGCTCGCACCAGAACTGATAGCCCCGTGTCAGAGCCGTGCCCGCCTCCTCCTGCCCGGACTGGCCGCAGGCGGTGAGCGCCAGCCGATGGCGGGAAGGGGAGGGGAGCTCCAATCCGGCCACCAGCCGAGCCATGGCCGAGTCGAACTGCTCCGGCGTCACCTTCACGGGCATTGCACGCGGAGGGACGAAGGTCCGCAGGGGGCCTTCCTCCGTCTCCAGTCGGACCTGGACGCGGCTGTGAGGGCCGGGAACGGATCCGGCCACCGGTGTCCCATCCGTTGCGCAGGCGGCCAGCAGCAGGCTCGCCACCAACAGGCGTCCCGCCACCTGGCTCATTCCGACGATGCTCCTGCGAGGGGGGTCCAGCATGGCGGCACGCCCCCGAGCAGGCCGCCGTCCTGCGCAATCGGTGGAAGCCCTCCAGGTAGGCGCGCCTGCTCCGCCGGGCATGACGAGATTACGCAGGCGGAGCATCGCCGTCATACAGTCGGGCCATGAAGTCATTGAAGCTGTCCGCTACGGGGTAGATGAACATCTCTACAGTGACCAGGGTGACCTTGGGCTGCTCCGGTGTCCCTCTGTAGTCGAAGCACAGGTACTCACCACCAGGGGTGCTGGCGAACGGGTAGACGCCATTGGGCACATGTGGCTTCACCGCATCATAGGCACGCATGACGGAATATGTGCGCCACTGGGGGTCTTCGATGATCGTCAGGAGCACATTGACGACATTGGTGCCCCTGCCCACGTTGAAGACAGCGGGATGGGGAGTCATTCCCTGGTACTGGGTGGCTACTTCCTTGTAGGCCTTGGGAAAAGCAATACCCAACAGATGCTCGAGTTGTTCTATCTCTCTAGACGTAGCTGGATGGGGTTCGTCCCAAACATAGGGTATCCATTTCAGTGTCGTCATCAATGCCCTCCACCCCAAATTGCCATGCCTCCCGTATGTGGGCGCGAGAGGATATGCGCTTCTTCTTGTACGAGTTGCATCCTGCAGACGTCTTGATGATGGTGCCAGATGTATCCTCTGGGCGCTCTTTCCAGAGTCAGGAGTTGCTCGATGCTTGTTTTGCTCAGCCCTAGCTCCTTGGCCAGACCAGGCTCCGACTTGATCGCATCGAAAAGTCTTCGGTTGGCTGCTCTCATGTGCTGTTCGGAGCGCCCACTGCCAATGTGGATATCATCCAGAATGGTCTCGAACTTCGTATCGAACTCTGCAAATCCATCCTTGTCGAATCGGACGTTGTTCTTGCCATCCGTGATGGTTTGTCCGGCCCGGTTGCGGCCCAGGTTCGTGATGGGCTTGGGCGGGTCCCTCGTCCCCTTGTAGGGCAGGATCTTCCCATCCTCGGTGAACCTCGGTTTGCGCCAGGACTCGATGGTCGGCGGGTGGTACTTGCTCGGAGCCTGTCCGCCCCCATCCGTCCCCTGAGAGGCCATGGCGAGGGCTCCCGGAGCCAGCGTGAGGGTAATGCTGCCCTGGCCCACCAGCACCTGCCGCACCTGACCCACTGCCGCCAGCTCCAGGCTCAACTGAGTCCTGGCCATGAGGGAGGCCTGCGCATGGCCCGGCAGCCGCGGCCCTTTCATGAGCAGGTTCGTTGTCGAGCCGAGGGCGGCCGTGGCCAGCATCACCAGCAGGCGCCCCACCTGCGCGCCCATCACCCGGCCGAAGCGCTCACCGGCCTCGCGCACCTCGGCGAAGGTGCGCGCTTGCTGGGTCTCCAGCTCCAACTGCCTCCAGCCCTGGAGCAGGCTCCACACCGTGTCCACGCCCAGCCAGGCCACCATGAGGCAGCCGAAGGAGACGGCGGCCGCCTGCGTCACCGGATTGGGAAACGCCAGCATGGCGAGATAGCCAGCCATGGCGGACATCACCATGGACTGCAAGGCCACCGGGTCCACCATGCTGGCCCAGACATCCACGGAGCCTTCCCAGACCGAGCCCAGGGCGATGGTGAGTGCCAGCGTTCGTCGTGCCTCGGCCCCCAGGGAAGGCATGTTGCCCAGCAGCGACAGACAGTCGCCCGGGGTGCCCCGGCGCTCGCACCAGAACTGATAGCCCCGTGTCAGAGCCGTGCCCGCCTCCTCCTGCCCGGACTGGCCGCAGGCGGTGAGCGCCAGCCGATGGCGGGAAGGGGAGGGGAGCTCCAATCCGGCCACCAGCCGAGCCATGGCCGAGTCGAACTGCTCCGGCGTCACCTTCACGGGCATTGCACGCGGAGGGACGAAGGTCCGCAGGGGGCCTTCCTCCGTCTCCAGTCGGACCTGGACGCGGCTGTGAGGACCTCGCGCTGTGCCGGGAACGGATCCGGCCACCGGTGTCCCATCCGTTGCGCAGGCGGCCAGCAGCAGGCTCGCCACCAACAGGCGTCCCGCCACCTGGCTCATTCCGAGGATGCTCCTGCGAGGGGTGTCCAGCATGGCGGCGCGGCAGCTTACGAGGCTTCCCGCGTCGCCGTGAGCAGCCGCTGGAGGCCACCTCTCACGTCCTGCCATCCAATACAACCGGAGAGGAATGCCTCTTGACTCGGAGTGCCAGGACATGGCACCACAGCGCCAAGAGAATGATAATGAGAACCATTCTCAATTTCTGATTCTCGCGC
The sequence above is drawn from the Archangium gephyra genome and encodes:
- a CDS encoding SH3 domain-containing protein, encoding MSQPVLFNSRGERVALGPEVGRGGEGVVYVLPRDAQRVAKVYLTAPPAEQGQKLAWMAAHAPPGVEKLAAWPHEVLHEGRAGGPVRGFTMPRVSGLKPIHLLYSTASRRKEFPTADWSFLVQTALNCASVFEELHAVGHLVGDVNESNLLVSPRDATVRLIDCDSFQIRADKRVYRCGVGVPLFTPPELQGQAFGGLERTPSHEGFSLGVLLFHLLFLGRHPFTGVFTGQGEMTPERAIREFRFAYGRNARALQMTPPAIHLPLETLTPELARLFEDAFAPDAPRVGRPSATEWYRALQALARSLRSCAQEPTHKYPQHLPSCPWCQMMATRGVAFFGSPQNTAPGPQGFTCTFQELEPLWTESQRLLAPNLLTPVAPPPMPALPDRLPAELQAEVDRVRQASVAMLVGGVLATVGWWVVMLASARVGGLLLVPGCTLLGSASVVWWLSRKHQRLPVEVAEQQGLLRQAEGALAAAQAEAERFKEELQRMGDRARQLLHGLRAEYGKLQPEFEAEQRRQLQHREAMQREQFLRGALIEDHEIESIKQGLKSNLVRWGIESAYDVLKEDVRQVPGFGEVRSTRLIAWAKEVEKGFRFDPGLAVSEAERRALVSHFLQRKASLRARLESEVAPLRAWSREMTKRSGELAAKLEEAQQGVMRATLGMPAARPAVEAALKPPAWEDRRVLLAMVLAVILGGVVGLVNRTTGTEEPVKGAPPPAAQAPEEPTEAAVLPLDCLAREAATTGAPVLERLAAGSRLEVVEEEGGWRKVVLAGGREGWTGPGCWSPP
- a CDS encoding SMI1/KNR4 family protein; this translates as MKISWEPYVWDAPHPVPPGALEVLERQWSVSLPDEYRSVVSIHQGMTPNPHIIDVGRGDSSICAFLTISEDESSRAYSIRDAHDLLKPHTPLGVYPFALTGSGEYICFDYRDTPSQPGIVLITVEMDIYPVANSFSEFLEKLHD
- a CDS encoding SMI1/KNR4 family protein is translated as MTTLKWIPYVWDEPHPATSREIEQLEHLLGIAFPKAYKEVATQYQGMTPHPAVFNVGRGTNVVNVLLTIIEDPQWRTYSVMRAYDAVKPHVPNGVYPFASTPGGEYLCFDYRGTPEQPKVTLVTVEMFIYPVADSFNDFMARLYDGDAPPA
- a CDS encoding HNH endonuclease, which encodes MSQVAGRLLVASLLLAACATDGTPVAGSVPGTARGPHSRVQVRLETEEGPLRTFVPPRAMPVKVTPEQFDSAMARLVAGLELPSPSRHRLALTACGQSGQEEAGTALTRGYQFWCERRGTPGDCLSLLGNMPSLGAEARRTLALTIALGSVWEGSVDVWASMVDPVALQSMVMSAMAGYLAMLAFPNPVTQAAAVSFGCLMVAWLGVDTVWSLLQGWRQLELETQQARTFAEVREAGERFGRVMGAQVGRLLVMLATAALGSTTNLLMKGPRLPGHAQASLMARTQLSLELAAVGQVRQVLVGQGSITLTLAPGALAMASQGTDGGGQAPSKYHPPTIESWRKPRFTEDGKILPYKGTRDPPKPITNLGRNRAGQTITDGKNNVRFDKDGFAEFDTKFETILDDIHIGSGRSEQHMRAANRRLFDAIKSEPGLAKELGLSKTSIEQLLTLERAPRGYIWHHHQDVCRMQLVQEEAHILSRPHTGGMAIWGGGH
- a CDS encoding reverse transcriptase family protein; this encodes MGFVDWLKGLFRPKPLMRDVSRLDREGGSLDAVQEEVRPESGPLKPGHLRTVRRDPRLLPKPKPKTPLRGKRKKWMAASESRRLFAGTLRTRNRHISDLLPDEAQLQRLGLPVWRDEGEVAVALGVSVKELRFFSIHREAERAPHYVSFSIPKRNGGRRLIMAPKRRLKALQRKLLPLLVDKLPVSGHAHGFRAGRSIRTGAEPHVGKAVVLKMDLADFFPSVTYVRVRGLLIALGYGYTVAATLAALMTEAERQPVEVNGVRLHVPVGPRACVQGAPTSPGLCNAVVRRLDLRLAGLARKHGFSFTRYADDLCFSGAHWRR
- a CDS encoding SMI1/KNR4 family protein; its protein translation is MKIQWVPYLWTEPHPVDSQMLDRLEQQWKVKLPDLYRELVTTYQGMGPEPCAFNVGTGNDAFSVLLIVSAESEKKAYSVNEAHRILEPHVPVGISPFALTPGGEYLCFDYRNSPEQPRVVLVTVEMSIHPVADDFASFMNGLYSG
- a CDS encoding SWIM zinc finger family protein, encoding MIPLIFDYAIPSAFTSDRERAQLGLSPNLRRPLRFHGRIREHVLSVRLALQALGELIWSDDSWASTDEYLWGVLDPVVTVHRDRVFFEAFSQDQSAYGLVIVDRGLFETEGEVECGTTNVDFTAWLWAALGEMRSSRDTWLRIENPGLEVRTEGAGGRFEQKVELPEAWVRGFLQLQGAMALPGTRLTVRPVDLVAALRFLRFSHAKVSPRALRYVFEPGQPAALVLEPWEERIVLRGAEHGYEEPRTIRTWGRRRLRLLEPLLPYAHKVDVFLKGRALPSFYAVELPGVTWVLGLTGWSGQRFSGTGSFDLLTPDAPVTPGLKERVLAVLRERQAASVEALSQAVGADKPDTSRALFHLCRAGMTVFDVQRREYRHRELFETPVDEARLFPPDARRERANALLQGGRVKVESVTPRETRKIKWLRTPEGTERREIIHRDQVVVGAVAEQSQVELVLNDEERLIFATCGCDFFLENILNQGPCEHMLALLTASAGARRDLATSAAVSPEAEALSKPPRPTEEGGSGGAGEELDGDEG
- a CDS encoding HNH endonuclease, with the translated sequence MSQVAGRLLVASLLLAACATDGTPVAGSVPGPHSRVQVRLETEEGPLRTFVPPRAMPVKVTPEQFDSAMARLVAGLELPSPSRHRLALTACGQSGQEEAGTALTRGYQFWCERRGTPGDCLSLLGNMPSLGAEARRTLALTIALGSVWEGSVDVWASMVDPVALQSMVMSAMAGYLAMLAFPNPVTQAAAVSFGCLMVAWLGVDTVWSLLQGWRQLELETQQARTFAEVREAGERFGRVMGAQVGRLLVMLATAALGSTTNLLMKGPRLPGHAQASLMARTQLSLELAAVGQVRQVLVGQGSITLTLAPGALAMASQGTDGGGQAPSKYHPPTIESWRKPRFTEDGKILPYQGTRNPPTPITNLGRNRAGQSITDGKHTIRFDKDGFPEFHSRFETILDDVHIGSGKSSAHQRAANTNMYRAIERAPNLAKELGLSQSDVSKLLKSDLPPSRYTWHHHQDVGRMQLVLREEHRLATPNTGGMAIWGGGYSP